In Oncorhynchus gorbuscha isolate QuinsamMale2020 ecotype Even-year linkage group LG02, OgorEven_v1.0, whole genome shotgun sequence, a single genomic region encodes these proteins:
- the LOC123995327 gene encoding protocadherin gamma-A11-like: MGYTGSSVFTLLFRLAFCHCLMRISNGDLSYSIPEEMKRGSVIGNLAKDLGLDAKRLSGRKARLDMDGSRQRYCDINVNTGDLIVAETIDREELCGPKVTCSLKYELVLEKPLELHRITVQIQDINDNSPRFPNARIDLEIQESAYKGARYPLDEPHDSDIGLNGIQSYSLERNAYFILDVQTSSDGGKYGELVLEKELDREQQQEVTLLLTAVDGGTPQRSGTVVIHVTVLDANDNKPVFSQTVYKVRLPENSPTGTVVVAVSASDEDEGANGEVSYEFSRISDKAAKLFSIDKKTGEMKVQGPIDYEENTEYEVRVQAKDGSGLAGNAKVMIEITDLNDNAPVILIKSFNNPIPENVLPGTEVGIINVQDDDSQGNRQVHCSIQQNVPFKLNPSIKNYYSLITTGELDREIISEYNITITATDEGSPPLSSSMTIHLSVSDVNDNPPVFEEQSYSAYVIENNKPGSSMCSVTARDPDWRQNGTVVYSLLPSDVNGVPVSSFISINGDTGVIHTVKSFDYEKFRSFKVHVVARDNGSPPLSSNVTVSVFITDENDNSPQILYPAPAGNSLMTEMVPKAALAGSLVSKVIAVDADSGQNAWLSYHIVKSTDPGLFTIALHSGEIRAERDISESDSMKQNLVISVNDNGQPSLSTTCDVYLLISDNLAEVPELKDMTYEDSSKLTSYLIIALVSVSTFFLTFIILILAVRFCRSRKPRMLFDGAVAIPSAYFPPNYAEVDGAGTLRSSYNYDAYLTTGSRTSDFKFVRSYNDSTLPADLTLKRSPTKLLEGSIIALNTAGEPIEVRPN; the protein is encoded by the coding sequence ATGGGGTACACAGGATCTTCGGTTTTTACCTTATTGTTCCGCCTGGCTTTTTGTCATTGCCTGATGCGCATCAGCAATGGAGACTTGAGCTATTCTATTCCAGAGGAGATGAAACGCGGATCTGTGATCGGAAATCTAGCTAAGGATCTGGGGCTGGATGCTAAGAGACTTTCAGGTCGTAAAGCTCGTTTGGATATGGATGGCAGTCGTCAACGTTACTGTGACATTAATGTGAATACCGGAGATTTAATTGTGGCTGAAACAATAGACAGGGAGGAGCTGTGTGGACCGAAGGTTACTTGTTCATTAAAATACGAGCTTGTGCTGGAAAAACCTCTTGAATTACATCGCATAACTGTACAAATACAAGATATAAATGACAATTCACCACGGTTTCCCAATGCACGTATTGATCTAGAAATTCAGGAATCTGCTTACAAAGGCGCACGATACCCCTTGGATGAACCTCATGACTCTGACATAGGATTAAATGGTATACAAAGCTATTCACTGGAGAGGAATGCCTATTTTATTTTGGACGTTCAAACGAGCTCAGACGGAGGAAAATATGGCGAGTTAGTGTTAGAAAAAGAGCTGGATCGAGAACAACAACAAGAGGTGACGTTGTTACTTACTGCTGTTGATGGTGGGACTCCGCAGAGATCTGGTACTGTAGTTATACACGTCACTGTGTTGGATGCTAACGATAATAAACCAGTGTTTAGCCAGACAGTGTATAAAGTCCGTTTGCCTGAAAATTCTCCAACAGGGACTGTTGTAGTTGCAGTTAGTGCAAGTGATGAAGACGAAGGAGCAAATGGAGAAGTATCATATGAGTTCAGTCGTATTTCCGATAAAGCAGCTAAACTGTTTTCCATCGATAAAAAGACCGGCGAGATGAAAGTGCAGGGTCCCATAGATTATGAAGAAAATACAGAATACGAAGTACGTGTCCAGGCTAAAGATGGGTCTGGTTTAGCTGGCAATGCAAAAGTAATGATAGAAATCACTGATTTAAATGACAACGCACCGGTGATATTGATCAAATCCTTTAACAATCCCATCCCCGAGAATGTGTTACCTGGAACAGAGGTAGGGATCATAAATGTACAAGATGATGATTCACAGGGAAATAGACAGGTCCACTGCTCCATTCAACAAAATGTTCCTTTCAAATTAAACCCCTCAATCAAAAACTATTATTCTCTGATAACAACAGGTGAACTAGACCGTGAGATAATATCAGAATATAACATAACTATCACCGCCACTGACGAGGGGTCTCCACCTTTGTCCTCCTCAATGACTATTCATTTATCTGTGTCAGACGTGAATGACAATCCACCTGTGTTTGAAGAACAATCCTACAGCGCCTATGTGATTgaaaataacaagcctggctccTCTATGTGTTCAGTTACTGCCAGAGAcccagactggagacagaacgGCACAGTGGTCTATTCTCTATTGCCTAGTGATGTGAACGGTGTTCCGGTGTCCTCATTTATATCCATCAACGGAGACACGGGGGTGATCCATACTGTAAAATCATTTGATTATGAGAAGTTTAGGAGCTTCAAAGTCCACGTTGTAGCCAGAGACAATGGTTCTCCTCCACTCAGCAGTAACGTGACAGTGAGTGTCTTCATAACAGATGAGAATGATAACTCTCCCCAGATATTATACCCTGCTCCAGCAGGGAACTCCTTGATGACTGAGATGGTCCCCAAAGCTGCTCTGGCGGGGTCCCTGGTTTCCAAGGTGATAGCTGTGGATGCTGACTCTGGACAAAACGCGTGGCTTTCATATCACATCGTTAAATCGACTGATCCGGGACTTTTCACTATTGCTCTCCACAGCGGAGAGATCAGGGCAGAGCGGGACATTTCTGAATCTGACAGTATGAAACAGAACCTTGTTATATCAGTGAACGATAAcggacagccctctctctctacaacctgtGATGTATATTTACTCATATCAGATAACTTGGCTGAAGTTCCAGAACTGAAAGACATGACTTATGAGGATAGTTCCAAACTTACTTCCTATTTGATCATCGCActggtctctgtctccacctTTTTCCTGACTTTCATTATTCTCATTCTGGCCGTGAGGTTCTGCCGCAGTAGAAAGCCTAGAATGTTGTTTGATGGAGCAGTCGCCATTCCCAGCGCTTATTTCCCTCCCAACTATGCAGAGGTGGATGGAGCTGGAACTCTGCGCAGTTCTTATAACTATGATGCATACCTGACAACGGGCTCACGCACCAGTGACTTCAAGTTTGTCAGATCTTACAATGACAGCACGCTGCCTGCTGATCTTACACTGAAGAGAAGCCCAACAAAGTTATTAGAAGGAAGTATCATCGCACTCAACACTGCAGGGGAGCCTATTGAGGTAAGACCGAACTAA
- the LOC123995342 gene encoding protocadherin beta-16-like yields MEYKGFSFSASMFGLPLFLILLHTSYGDVNYSVLEEMKRGSVVGNIAKDLGLDAKRLVYRKARLDVQGSSKRYCEINLNNGDMVIAEIIDREQLCGRRISCTLKYEMVLENPLELHNIILQVEDINDNSPQFGEDNVTFDIRESAVKGARFSVNPAHDADIGLNAVQSYTLQRNDHFSLAVHTNPGSEKYGELVLDTELDREQKQEVTLILTAVDGGTPRRSGTVVIHVTVLDANDNTPVFSQNVYKVSVPENAPLGSLVVTVTAIDADEGANGEVTYGFGPISEELNKIFSLDPKTGDIRIAGQMDFEEESIHELRIKAKDGSGLTSFAKIFIEITDVNDNAPVISLTSLTNPIPENLLPGREVGIINVLDKDSGGNRQVRCSIQQNVPFKLNPSIKNYYSLVTTSELDRENISDYNITITATDEGSPPLSSSKTIHLSVSDVNDNPPVFEEQSYSAYVTENNKPGSSVCSVTARDPDWRQNGTVVYSLLPSDVNGVPVSSYFSINGDAGVIHAVRTFDYEKFRSFKVHVVARDNGSPPLSSNVTVSVFITDENDNSPQILYPAPAGNSLMTEMVPKAALAGSLVSKVIAVDADSGQNAWLSYHIVKSADPGLFTVGLHSGEIRAQRDISESDDMKQNLVISVKDNGQPSLSTTCDVYLLISDNLAEVPELKDMTYEDSSKLTSYLIIALVSVSTFFLTFIILILAVRFCRSRKPRMLFDGAVAIPSAYFPPNYAEVDGAGTLRSSYNYDAYLTTGSRTSDFKFVRSYNDSTLPADLTLKRSPTKLLEGSIIALNTAGEPIEVRPN; encoded by the coding sequence ATGGAATACAAGGGATTCTCGTTCTCTGCATCGATGTTCGGACTGCCTTTGTTTCTTATCCTGCTGCACACCAGCTATGGAGACGTTAACTATTCTGTTCTGGAGGAGATGAAACGCGGATCTGTTGTCGGAAATATAGCCAAGGATCTGGGACTGGATGCAAAACGACTTGTATATCGGAAAGCTCGTTTAGATGTTCAAGGTAGCAGCAAGCGTTATTGTGAAATCAATCTGAATAATGGTGATATGGTCATCGCTGAAATAATAGACAGGGAGCAGCTTTGCGGTAGGAGGATTTCATGCACCTTAAAATACGAGATGGTTCTGGAAAATCCTTTAGAATTACATAACATAATCTTACAGGTAGAAGATATTAATGACAATAGCCCACAATTTGGGGAAGACAACGTTACGTTTGATATCCGAGAGTCAGCAGTCAAAGGCGCTCGATTTTCGGTGAATCCGGCTCATGATGCAGATATAGGACTGAACGCTGTTCAAAGCTACACACTACAAAGGAACGACCATTTTAGCCTGGCTGTTCATACCAACCCAGGTTCTGAAAAGTATGGTGAGCTTGTGTTAGACACAGAGTTAGATCGAGAACAAAAGCAGGAGGTGACATTAATACTTACTGCGGTTGACGGTGGGACTCCACGGAGATCTGGTACTGTAGTCATACACGTCACTGTGTTGGATGCTAACGATAATACACCAGTGTTTAGCCAGAACGTCTATAAGGTCAGTGTACCAGAAAATGCTCCATTAGGTTCATTAGTTGTTACTGTAACAGCCATCGATGCAGACGAGGGGGCAAATGGAGAAGTGACGTACGGATTTGGACCAATCTCAGAAGaattaaataaaatattttctCTTGACCCTAAAACGGGAGACATCAGGATAGCAGGACAGATGGATTTTGAAGAAGAATCCATTCATGAATTGCGGATCAAAGCCAAAGATGGCTCGGGATTGACTTCCTTTGCCAAAATATTCATAGAAATTACAGATGTTAATGACAACGCCCCAGTGATATCTCTTACATCCTTGACCAATCCCATCCCAGAGAACCTGTTACCTGGCAGAGAGGTGGGCATCATTAATGTATTGGATAAGGACTCTGGGGGAAATAGACAGGTCCGCTGCTCCATTCAACAAAATGTTCCTTTCAAACTAAACCCCTCAATAAAAAACTACTATTCTTTGGTAACAACTAGTGAATTAGACCGAGAGAACATTTCAGATTATAACATAACTATCACTGCCACTGACGAGGGGTCTCCACCTTTATCCTCCTCGAAGACTATTCATTTATCTGTGTCAGACGTGAATGACAACCCACCAGTGTTTGAGGAGCAATCCTACAGCGCCTATGTGACTgaaaataacaagcctggctccTCTGTGTGTTCTGTTACTGCCAGAGAcccagactggagacagaacgGCACGGTGGTCTATTCTCTATTGCCCAGTGATGTCAACGGTGTTCCGGTGTCCTCATATTTTTCCATTAACGGAGACGCGGGGGTGATCCATGCTGTGAGAACATTTGATTATGAGAAGTTTAGGAGCTTCAAGGTCCACGTTGTAGCCAGAGACAATGGTTCTCCTCCACTCAGCAGTAACGTGACAGTGAGTGTCTTCATAACAGATGAGAATGATAACTCTCCCCAGATATTATACCCTGCTCCAGCAGGGAACTCCTTGATGACTGAGATGGTCCCCAAAGCTGCTCTGGCGGGGTCCCTGGTTTCCAAGGTGATAGCTGTGGATGCCGACTCTGGACAAAACGCGTGGCTTTCATATCACATCGTGAAATCGGCTGATCCGGGACTTTTCACTGTTGGTCTCCACAGTGGAGAGATCAGGGCCCAGCGGGACATTTCTGAATCTGACGATATGAAGCAAAACCTTGTTATATCAGTGAAAGATAACGGACAGCCCTCTCTATCAACAACTTGTGATGTATATTTACTCATATCAGATAACTTGGCTGAAGTTCCAGAACTGAAAGACATGACTTATGAGGATAGTTCCAAACTTACTTCCTATTTGATCATCGCActggtctctgtctccacctTTTTCCTTACTTTCATTATTCTCATCCTGGCCGTGAGGTTCTGCCGCAGTAGAAAGCCTAGAATGTTGTTTGATGGAGCAGTCGCCATTCCCAGCGCTTATTTCCCTCCCAACTATGCAGAGGTGGATGGAGCTGGAACTCTGCGCAGTTCTTATAACTATGATGCATACCTGACAACGGGCTCACGCACCAGTGACTTCAAGTTTGTCAGATCTTACAATGACAGCACGCTGCCTGCTGATCTTACACTGAAGAGAAGCCCAACAAAGTTATTAGAAGGAAGTATCATCGCACTCAACACTGCAGGGGAGCCTATTGAGGTAAGACCGAACTAA